The proteins below are encoded in one region of Candidatus Atribacteria bacterium:
- the rsmI gene encoding 16S rRNA (cytidine(1402)-2'-O)-methyltransferase, whose product MNKSKVKGILYICGTPIGNLEDITFRAIRILKEVKLIAAEDTRHTRKLLNHYQIKTKVTSYYEYNKFKKAPYLVEMLKNGQDIALVSDAGMPGISDPGYVLINFALNNDIKVIPVPGVSALITALVVSGLSTDKFIFEGFLPRKIKERKRVFKELEDEDRTIIFYETPHRLKRALKDMLDILGDRKIALARELTKKYEEIMRGNLKRVLKEINEKEVKGEITLIVEGKTRGKGNDTEDILKDAGITEEYLKKLKKQGYSNKDIIKITQEELNIPKNLIYKRLLEIKDYFNLS is encoded by the coding sequence TTGAATAAAAGTAAAGTAAAAGGAATTCTATATATCTGCGGAACTCCTATCGGGAATTTAGAAGATATTACTTTCCGGGCTATCAGGATTTTAAAAGAGGTAAAATTAATTGCTGCTGAAGATACCAGGCATACTAGAAAATTATTAAATCATTACCAAATAAAGACCAAAGTTACCAGCTATTATGAGTATAATAAATTTAAAAAAGCTCCTTATTTAGTAGAAATGTTAAAAAATGGTCAGGATATAGCCTTGGTTTCCGATGCGGGTATGCCGGGAATTTCCGATCCAGGATATGTATTGATCAATTTCGCTTTAAATAATGATATAAAAGTAATTCCTGTACCAGGTGTTTCAGCCCTAATTACTGCTCTGGTTGTATCAGGATTGTCTACTGACAAATTTATTTTTGAAGGGTTTTTACCTCGTAAAATTAAAGAAAGGAAGAGAGTTTTTAAGGAATTAGAAGATGAAGATCGAACCATTATTTTTTATGAAACCCCTCACCGATTAAAAAGAGCCCTAAAAGATATGTTAGATATTTTGGGAGATAGAAAAATAGCCTTAGCTCGCGAGTTAACCAAGAAGTACGAAGAGATAATGAGAGGTAATCTAAAGCGGGTTCTAAAGGAAATTAATGAAAAAGAGGTAAAAGGTGAAATTACCCTGATTGTCGAGGGGAAAACCAGAGGAAAGGGAAACGATACAGAAGATATTTTAAAAGATGCAGGTATTACAGAAGAATATTTAAAAAAGCTAAAAAAGCAGGGTTATTCAAATAAAGATATTATTAAAATTACTCAGGAAGAATTAAATATTCCCAAAAATCTGATCTATAAAAGGTTATTAGAAATAAAAGACTACTTTAATTTATCTTGA
- the metG gene encoding methionine--tRNA ligase: MKESKKSKKTFYITTPIYYVNDVPHIGHAYTTIAADVMARYKKLSGYDVLFATGTDEHGQKIARSAEKVNLTPLELADKVVLKFKNLWPCLNIEYDDFIRTTEPRHIQVVQEIFRKLYEKGDIYKGEYEGWYCVPCETFWTETQLTDEICPSCGKKIEKIKEESYFFKMSKYQDRILSYFEKNPQSIKPKARRNEIISFVKSGLKDQSITRTKKSLKWGIDVPFDNNHVIYVWYDALINYLTVAGYQIDKEKYAKYWPADVHLVGKDILRFHTVIWFTMLMAAGVELPRMVFAHGWWTIEGEKMSKSKGNVVDPYKMVEEYGADAFRYFLMREVSFGQDGNFSKDLLIKRVNYDLANDLGNLVSRTIAMITQYFEKEIPKPGKEQEAYDGELETFALKTIKKYYTQMNNLSLNSALETIWQFIRRTNKYIDQTEPWILGRDSSKKERLSTILFNLAESIRLSTILIYPFMPVKAKEIWEQLGLNNGLEKIRFDEDASWGKLLPGTLVKPGKIIFPRIDIKNKEQKKFQDDKPMIVSYDEFKKIDLRIGKVTSAEEVEGADKLLKLEINLGTEIRTIVAGIKKHYSAEEILGKKIVIVANLQPVKIRGIESQGMLLAAVEKDKVVLLTLDKDINEGCKIQ; the protein is encoded by the coding sequence ATGAAAGAAAGTAAGAAATCGAAAAAAACATTTTATATAACTACTCCTATCTATTATGTTAATGATGTTCCCCATATCGGGCATGCTTACACTACCATAGCGGCAGATGTGATGGCCAGGTATAAAAAATTATCCGGGTATGACGTCCTTTTTGCTACCGGAACTGATGAGCATGGTCAAAAGATTGCCCGTTCAGCAGAAAAGGTGAATCTAACCCCTTTGGAACTGGCAGATAAGGTAGTATTAAAATTCAAAAATCTCTGGCCATGTTTAAATATAGAATATGATGATTTTATTCGGACAACTGAACCAAGACATATCCAGGTAGTACAAGAAATATTTAGGAAATTATACGAAAAAGGTGATATTTACAAAGGGGAATATGAGGGTTGGTATTGCGTGCCCTGCGAGACATTCTGGACTGAAACCCAATTAACCGACGAAATCTGTCCTTCTTGCGGAAAGAAGATAGAAAAGATAAAGGAAGAAAGTTATTTCTTTAAAATGTCAAAATATCAAGACCGGATACTATCCTATTTTGAAAAAAACCCTCAAAGCATTAAACCGAAAGCAAGAAGAAATGAAATTATCAGTTTTGTAAAAAGTGGTCTTAAAGATCAAAGTATTACCAGGACGAAAAAAAGCCTGAAATGGGGGATAGACGTCCCTTTTGATAATAATCATGTTATTTATGTCTGGTATGATGCATTAATAAATTATCTTACGGTAGCAGGATATCAAATAGACAAGGAAAAATATGCGAAATATTGGCCGGCCGATGTTCATCTTGTGGGCAAAGATATATTAAGATTTCATACCGTTATTTGGTTTACTATGTTAATGGCGGCCGGAGTTGAACTTCCTCGAATGGTTTTTGCTCATGGCTGGTGGACCATAGAGGGAGAGAAAATGTCAAAGTCCAAGGGAAATGTAGTAGATCCCTACAAAATGGTCGAAGAATATGGCGCCGATGCCTTTAGATATTTTTTAATGAGAGAGGTTTCCTTTGGACAAGACGGTAATTTTTCTAAAGATTTATTGATAAAAAGAGTAAATTATGACTTAGCTAACGATTTAGGAAATTTAGTAAGCAGAACTATAGCCATGATTACCCAATACTTTGAGAAAGAGATTCCTAAGCCAGGCAAAGAACAAGAAGCATATGATGGAGAATTAGAAACCTTTGCTTTAAAGACTATAAAAAAATATTATACTCAGATGAATAATTTATCACTAAACTCTGCCTTGGAAACTATCTGGCAATTTATAAGAAGAACGAATAAATATATTGATCAAACAGAACCCTGGATATTAGGGCGCGATAGTTCTAAAAAGGAAAGATTATCAACTATTTTATTTAATCTAGCTGAATCTATACGTTTATCTACTATTTTGATTTACCCCTTTATGCCGGTAAAAGCAAAAGAAATTTGGGAGCAATTAGGACTGAATAACGGTTTAGAGAAAATAAGATTTGACGAAGACGCCTCTTGGGGAAAATTATTACCGGGAACTTTAGTTAAACCGGGTAAAATTATCTTTCCCAGGATTGACATCAAAAATAAAGAGCAAAAAAAGTTTCAAGATGATAAACCCATGATTGTTTCTTATGATGAATTTAAAAAAATTGATTTGAGGATAGGGAAAGTTACTTCAGCCGAAGAAGTAGAAGGAGCAGATAAACTGCTTAAATTAGAAATAAATTTAGGAACAGAAATCCGAACAATTGTAGCCGGAATTAAAAAGCATTACTCTGCCGAAGAAATATTAGGAAAAAAAATAGTAATCGTCGCTAATTTACAGCCGGTAAAAATTAGAGGAATAGAATCACAAGGTATGCTTTTAGCAGCGGTGGAAAAAGATAAGGTCGTTTTATTAACTCTGGATAAAGATATAAACGAAGGGTGTAAAATACAGTAA
- a CDS encoding ECF transporter S component — translation MDSRKITGISILVALSIVTGYFIHFPILPQAPFLLYDPGSIFLLIGSFKLGSKTGVLMALITALLFAFITGQGGPYGALMNFLATGTFVFVSSQLYLFYHNKKGAILGLILGTLAMTLVMIPANLIITPLYLGVNRDIVVNLLIPAIVPFNLLKGMISGVLTFVLYKRLYPLIINK, via the coding sequence ATGGACAGCAGAAAAATTACCGGAATTTCTATATTAGTAGCCTTGTCAATAGTTACAGGGTATTTTATTCACTTTCCTATTTTGCCTCAAGCACCATTTTTATTATATGATCCTGGGAGTATATTCCTCTTGATAGGTTCTTTTAAATTGGGGTCAAAAACAGGTGTTTTGATGGCTTTGATTACTGCATTACTATTTGCTTTTATTACGGGGCAAGGTGGTCCTTATGGTGCTTTGATGAATTTTTTAGCCACCGGAACTTTCGTATTTGTATCATCACAACTTTATTTATTTTATCATAACAAGAAGGGGGCAATTTTAGGATTAATCCTGGGCACTTTAGCTATGACCTTGGTAATGATCCCGGCTAATCTGATAATCACCCCTCTCTATTTAGGTGTTAATAGAGACATTGTAGTGAATCTCTTAATTCCTGCTATTGTTCCTTTTAATCTTTTAAAAGGGATGATTAGCGGTGTTTTGACTTTTGTTTTGTATAAAAGGTTGTACCCTTTAATAATTAACAAGTAA
- a CDS encoding mannose-1-phosphate guanylyltransferase, translated as MKNVAVLMAGGRGQRFWPHSRFDTPKQLLSITGGNSMIRETVNRVLPLIDLSDIFISTTEDLFNSIKDALPEMDYLNYILEPVGKDTAACVGLAAVILEHRYKDPATTMITLPIDHIIKDCEKFLEVIKEACVLARETGNLITIGIKPSRPETGYGYIYVGEEVKKTENITACAVNNFTEKPDLETAKKFISEKKYLWNSGIFVWTCADILKAIKKEIPNLYQGLMKVKDSLGTLHKKEILKDVFYGLEKISIDYAIMEKVSNRLVVKGDFSWDDIGSWTSMERIFPRDKDGNVIKGSHEGVDTERCVIINDEGLVVTIGLSDLVIVSSGDIKLIYPKKREGDLKKIIKRMVNNHNYKKYL; from the coding sequence ATGAAAAATGTTGCCGTCTTGATGGCGGGAGGCAGGGGTCAAAGATTTTGGCCGCATAGCCGATTTGACACACCTAAACAGCTATTATCTATTACCGGTGGAAATAGTATGATTAGAGAAACCGTTAATCGCGTTTTACCGCTCATTGATTTATCAGATATATTTATTTCTACTACGGAAGACCTCTTTAATAGCATAAAAGATGCTCTTCCGGAGATGGATTATCTAAATTATATCCTTGAGCCGGTGGGTAAAGATACGGCTGCTTGTGTCGGTTTGGCGGCAGTAATTCTTGAACACAGATATAAAGACCCCGCCACCACTATGATTACACTGCCCATAGATCATATAATAAAAGATTGCGAAAAGTTTTTAGAGGTAATTAAAGAAGCTTGTGTTCTTGCTCGCGAAACGGGTAATTTAATTACTATAGGGATAAAACCATCACGACCAGAAACCGGATATGGTTATATTTACGTTGGTGAGGAAGTAAAAAAGACGGAAAATATTACGGCTTGTGCAGTAAATAATTTTACTGAAAAACCGGATTTAGAAACTGCTAAAAAATTTATTAGCGAGAAAAAGTATCTCTGGAATAGCGGAATATTTGTTTGGACTTGCGCTGATATATTAAAGGCTATAAAAAAGGAAATTCCCAATCTTTACCAAGGACTCATGAAAGTTAAAGATAGTTTAGGAACCTTGCACAAAAAAGAAATCTTAAAGGATGTATTTTATGGATTAGAAAAAATATCTATAGATTATGCGATTATGGAGAAAGTTTCAAACAGATTGGTGGTAAAAGGTGATTTTAGTTGGGATGATATTGGTTCCTGGACGTCGATGGAAAGAATTTTCCCTCGGGACAAAGATGGTAATGTAATTAAAGGCAGCCATGAAGGAGTGGATACCGAGAGGTGCGTAATCATAAACGATGAAGGTTTAGTAGTCACTATAGGCTTATCTGATTTAGTTATTGTGTCAAGTGGGGATATAAAATTGATCTATCCCAAAAAACGAGAAGGTGACTTAAAGAAGATTATTAAAAGAATGGTTAACAATCACAATTATAAGAAATATTTATAG